The Cyclopterus lumpus isolate fCycLum1 chromosome 6, fCycLum1.pri, whole genome shotgun sequence genome contains a region encoding:
- the lrrc4ca gene encoding leucine rich repeat containing 4C, genome duplicate a: protein MLNKMTSSQQQQMMRGPRWNRALSDPFFVLLLALQLLVVAGLVRAQTCPSACSCSNQFSKVICTRRGLRDVPDGISTNTRYLNLQENLIQVIKVDSFKHLRHLEILQLSKNHIRKIELGAFNGLASLNTLELFDNRLTTIPNGAFEYLSKLKELWLRNNPIESIPSYAFNRVPSLRRLDLGELKRLSYISEGAFEGLNNLRYLNLGMCNLKEIPNLIPLVKLDELEMSGNQVAVIRPGSFKGLIHLQKLWMMHAQIQTIERNSFDDLQSLVELNLAHNNLTLLPHDLFTPLHHLERVHLHHNPWNCNCDILWLSWWLKEMVPANTSCCARCSSPTHHKGRYIGELDQNYFHCYAPVIVEPPVDLNVTEGSAAELKCRANSLTSVSWITPNGSIMTHGAYKIRISVLNDGTLNFTNVTMQDTGTYTCMVSNSAGNTTASATLNVSSTENSSFSYFTTVTVETIESPHNEAFTTAVQQKVGPTPSAGTWESVSPTSTTTTTVRTPLYTRATEKTYTIPVTELGGEGSLNGLDEVMKTTKIIIGCFVAITLMAAVMLIIFYKMRKQHHQQNNHAPTRTIEIINVDEDCVTGGPGMEGHLTLPPLEHEHLNHYHAYKTAYNHASTINSIHSSAHEPLLIRASSKDNVQETQI, encoded by the coding sequence ATGTTAAACAAGATGACCtcctctcagcagcagcagatgatgCGAGGTCCTAGGTGGAACCGGGCCTTGTCCGACCCTTTTTTTGTCCTGCTTCTGGCCCTCCAGCTGCTGGTGGTGGCAGGGCTGGTACGTGCTCAGACATGCCCCTCTGCCTGCTCCTGTAGTAACCAGTTCAGCAAAGTCATCTGCACCCGCCGAGGCCTGCGGGATGTCCCTGATGGCATCTCTACCAACACCCGCTATCTGAATCTGCAAGAAAATCTTATTCAGGTCATAAAGGTGGACAGCTTCAAGCACCTAAGACATCTGGAGATCCTGCAGCTGAGCAAAAACCACATACGCAAAATTGAGCTGGGGGCCTTCAATGGACTGGCCAGCCTCAATACATTGGAGCTTTTTGATAACCGCCTCACCACTATCCCAAACGGGGCATTTGAGTACCTGTCCAAACTAAAGGAGCTTTGGCTAAGAAATAACCCCATAGAGAGCATTCCCTCCTATGCTTTCAACAGAGTGCCCTCATTACGTCGGTTGGACCTTGGAGAGCTCAAACGGCTCTCCTACATATCTGAGGGGGCCTTTGAAGGGCTGAACAATCTGCGCTACCTAAATCTGGGAATGTGCAATCTGAAGGAAATTCCCAATCTTATTCCCCTGGTGAAGCTGGATGAACTGGAGATGTCGGGGAACCAGGTAGCTGTCATCCGACCTGGCTCTTTTAAGGGGCTCATCCATTTGCAGAAGCTATGGATGATGCATGCCCAGATCCAGACCATAGAAAGGAACTCTTTTGATGACCTGCAGTCATTGGTGGAGCTCAATCTAGCCCATAACAACCTTACCCTTTTGCCCCATGATCTCTTCACTCCTTTACATCACCTGGAGAGGGTGCACTTGCACCACAACCCGTGGAATTGTAACTGTGACATCCTCTGGCTTAGCTGGTGGCTAAAAGAGATGGTACCAGCTAACACCAGCTGCTGTGCCCGCTGCAGCTCACCAACCCACCATAAAGGACGATACATTGGCGAGCTGGATCAGAACTACTTTCACTGTTATGCTCCTGTTATTGTGGAGCCTCCCGTAGACCTAAATGTGACAGAAGGAAGCGCTGCAGAGTTGAAATGCAGAGCCAACTCCTTGACCTCGGTAAGCTGGATTACACCCAATGGTTCCATCATGACACACGGTGCTTACAAGATCAGAATCTCTGTGCTAAATGATGGCACTCTGAACTTCACCAATGTTACCATGCAGGACACaggcacatacacatgtatggTCAGTAATtctgcaggaaacacaacagcatCTGCCACGCTCAATGTGTCCTCTACAGAGAACAGCAGCTTCAGCTACTTCAccacagtgacagtggagacCATAGAATCACCACATAATGAAGCCTTcaccactgctgtgcaacagaAGGTGGGACCCACGCCTTCTGCTGGTACATGGGAATCTGTTTCTCCCACCTCTACAACTACCACAACAGTCCGGACTCCACTCTACACTCGCGCCACAGAGAAGACTTACACAATCCCAGTCACAGAGCTGGGTGGGGAAGGCTCACTGAATGGTTTGGATGAGGTCATGAAGACAACTAAGATCATCATTGGCTGCTTTGTTGCAATCACACTCATGGCAGCAGTCATGCTGATCATTTTCTACAAGATGCGCAAACAGCACCACCAGCAGAACAACCACGCACCCACACGCACCATTGAGATCATCAATGTGGACGAGGACTGTGTAACAGGAGGCCCGGGCATGGAAGGCCACCTGACCCTGCCTCCTCTTGAGCATGAGCACCTCAACCACTACCATGCCTATAAGACTGCATACAACCATGCCTCCACTATCAACTCCATACACAGTTCAGCGCACGAACCTTTGTTAATTCGGGCCAGCTCAAAAGACAATGTACAAGAGACCCAAatctaa